The following are from one region of the Oryzias latipes chromosome 12, ASM223467v1 genome:
- the LOC111948288 gene encoding protein AMBP-like yields the protein METNAVLIFLLALGWSQTLQGLPIIPDPLYPTQENFVLMKFLGTWYDVALVTTSPDVPKHKQNTAIGKLLVQKSAVDTKLKTTRTVLRYGICREVVQDLELTSTHGRFFYNVNRTGANVDAYVLHTNYDEYAVMIMIKIRLTGERITTLRLYSRTMTVRPTVLEDFKTLVKEQQLGEDNIIIKEDKGICVPEKPVTEPESQQNPQRGRRPVVPSLSPADLEAFEDEASSLFNDSDVCTLDPDPGPCECYSERYFYNFKKRRCEIFIYGCCNGNQNNFETEQECLRRCRPY from the exons ATGGaaacaaatgcagttttaatttttctacTGGCACTGGGATGGAGCCAGACCCTCCAGGGGCTTCCAATTATTCCAGATCCTCTTTACCCAACACAGGAGAACTTTGTTTTGATGAAG TTTTTGGGAACATGGTATGACGTTGCCTTGGTAACTACGAGTCCTGACGTCCCAAAGCACAAGCAAAATACAGCTATAGGTAAACTGCTGGTGCAGAAAAGTGCTGTTGACACGAAGCTCAAGACGACCCGAACTGTGCTCAG ataTGGGATTTGTAGGGAGGTTGTTCAAGATCTTGAGCTGACCAGCACCCACGGACGATTTTTCTACAATGTTAACC GGACGGGAGCTAATGTGGACGCCTATGTGCTCCACACAAACTACGATGAATATGCTGTCATGATTATGATCAAGATTAGGCTCACGGGTGAAAGGATAACTACACTCAGGCTTTAca gtCGAACCATGACTGTGAGGCCCACTGTGTTGGAAGACTTTAAAACACTGGTCAAAGAGCAGCAACTGGGTGAAGACAACATCATCATCAAAGAAGACAAAG GTATATGTGTTCCTGAAAAGCCGGTCACAGAGCCAGAATCCCAGCAAAACCCTCAG agggggaggagaccgGTGGTGCCCTCTTTGTCTCCAGCAGACTTGGAAGCTTTTGAGGATGAGGCTTCCTCTCTGTTCAATGATTCTG ATGTGTGTACACTAGATCCAGATCCTGGGCCGTGTGAATGTTATTCCGAGCGTTATTTCTACAACTTCAAGAAGAGGAGGTGTGAGATCTTCATCTACGGATGCTGCAATGGCAACCAGAACAACTTCGAAACTGAACAAGAGTGTCTACGGAGATGTCGCCcttactga